A stretch of the Agromyces larvae genome encodes the following:
- the polA gene encoding DNA polymerase I — translation MTDPVKPTLLVVDGHSLAFRAFYALPVDSFSTRDGQHTNAIHGFLSMLLLLLQNERPTHLAVAFDKSRQSFRTREYAEYKGNRSETPPEFKGQVPLLQEALHAMGVRTLEKDDFEADDILATLATRGTAEGYRVLLVSGDRDTIQLVDDDVTLLYPNTQGVSQLKRYDTAAVIERYGIRPEQYPDVAALVGETSDNLPGIPKVGEKTAVKWLGLYGDLDGILAHADEIKGVVGQNLRDGRENAVRNRKLNRLVRDVELDVELSEFAAKPIDLDAVRPIFERLEFRTLMDRLTKLALGDADQTASGAPAPAPAPVEREPAPAAPTPQLLRDAELAAWLATATAVEPAGLGLSIDVVGGEVAGVGIATATETVRLDWQPGADTPAFAAWLASDAPKIMTDAKRQLEAIARSGLAFDGLVVDTLLAGWLMRPNLQEKTLHDLVQRYLGETVPQSDPSLLVPEEGSDAGAPEYAWYSLRVAPEVLRVLPERTRQLLADVEMPLVPVLAAMELRGVAVDHDRLAALSAELGDRAAGLAVLAYAEIGREVNLGSPKQLQEVLFDQLGMPKTRATKTGYTTDASALADLQESNPHPFLGYLLEHRDATKLRQIVDALDKAIAADGRIHTSYGQIGAATGRMSSNDPNLQNIPIRTEDGRRIREAFRTGEGYTELMTADYSQIEMRIMAHLSGDPGLIEAFNAGEDLHRFVGARVFSVDPADVTPLMRTKVKAMSYGLAYGLSAFGLSKQLRIDRAEATQLMKEYFARFGAVRDYLRGVVEQARIDGYTETIFGRRRPFPDLNSPNRVLRENAERQALNSPIQGSAADIIKLAMIGVERSIAEAGLRSRMLLQVHDELVFEVADGEADALEAIVRDRMSSAADLLVPLDVQVGRGESWDDAAH, via the coding sequence GTGACGGACCCAGTCAAGCCCACCCTCCTCGTCGTCGACGGCCACTCGCTCGCCTTCCGGGCGTTCTACGCCCTCCCCGTCGACAGCTTCTCGACCCGCGACGGCCAGCACACGAACGCCATCCACGGCTTCCTGTCGATGCTGCTCCTGCTGCTGCAGAACGAGCGGCCGACGCACCTCGCGGTGGCCTTCGACAAGTCGCGGCAGTCGTTCCGCACGCGCGAGTACGCCGAGTACAAGGGCAACCGGTCCGAGACGCCGCCCGAGTTCAAGGGGCAGGTGCCGCTCCTGCAGGAGGCGCTGCACGCGATGGGCGTGCGCACCCTCGAGAAAGACGACTTCGAGGCCGACGACATCCTCGCCACGCTCGCCACCCGCGGCACCGCCGAGGGCTACCGGGTGCTCCTCGTCTCGGGCGACCGCGACACGATCCAGCTCGTCGACGACGACGTCACGCTGCTGTACCCCAACACGCAGGGGGTCTCGCAGCTGAAGCGGTACGACACCGCCGCCGTGATCGAGCGCTACGGCATCCGCCCCGAGCAGTACCCCGACGTCGCCGCGCTGGTCGGCGAGACGAGCGACAACCTCCCCGGCATCCCGAAGGTGGGCGAGAAGACCGCGGTCAAGTGGCTCGGGCTCTACGGCGACCTCGACGGCATCCTCGCGCACGCCGACGAGATCAAGGGCGTCGTCGGGCAGAACCTGCGCGACGGCCGCGAGAACGCGGTGCGCAACCGCAAGCTGAACCGGCTCGTCCGCGATGTCGAGCTCGACGTCGAGCTCTCCGAGTTCGCAGCGAAGCCGATCGACCTCGACGCGGTTCGGCCGATCTTCGAACGGCTCGAGTTCCGCACGCTGATGGACCGCCTGACCAAGCTCGCCCTCGGCGACGCCGACCAGACCGCGTCCGGCGCGCCGGCGCCGGCGCCGGCGCCGGTCGAGCGCGAGCCCGCGCCCGCCGCGCCCACCCCGCAGCTGCTGCGCGACGCTGAGCTGGCGGCCTGGCTCGCGACCGCGACGGCCGTCGAGCCCGCTGGACTCGGTCTCAGCATCGACGTCGTCGGCGGCGAGGTCGCCGGGGTCGGCATCGCGACCGCGACCGAGACGGTGCGTCTGGACTGGCAGCCCGGCGCCGATACCCCGGCCTTCGCGGCCTGGCTCGCGTCCGACGCGCCGAAGATCATGACCGACGCGAAGCGCCAGCTCGAGGCGATCGCCCGCTCGGGGCTCGCGTTCGACGGTCTGGTCGTCGACACCCTGCTCGCCGGCTGGCTCATGCGACCCAACCTGCAGGAGAAGACGCTCCACGACCTCGTGCAGCGCTATCTCGGCGAGACGGTGCCGCAATCCGACCCGTCGCTCCTCGTGCCCGAGGAGGGCAGCGACGCCGGCGCACCCGAGTACGCCTGGTACTCGCTGCGGGTCGCTCCCGAGGTGCTGCGCGTGCTGCCCGAGCGCACCCGGCAGCTCCTCGCCGACGTCGAGATGCCGCTCGTGCCGGTGCTCGCGGCGATGGAGCTGCGCGGCGTGGCGGTCGACCACGACCGGCTGGCCGCGCTCTCGGCCGAGCTCGGCGACCGGGCTGCCGGCCTCGCGGTGCTCGCCTACGCCGAGATCGGGCGCGAGGTGAACCTCGGCTCGCCCAAGCAGCTCCAGGAGGTGCTGTTCGACCAGCTCGGCATGCCCAAGACCCGCGCGACCAAGACGGGGTACACGACCGACGCGAGCGCACTGGCCGACCTGCAGGAGTCGAACCCGCACCCGTTCCTCGGCTACCTGCTCGAGCATCGGGACGCGACGAAGCTGCGTCAGATCGTCGACGCCCTCGACAAGGCGATCGCCGCCGACGGGCGCATCCACACGAGCTACGGGCAGATCGGCGCGGCGACCGGCCGGATGAGCTCCAACGACCCGAACCTGCAGAACATCCCGATCCGCACCGAGGACGGGCGGCGCATCCGCGAGGCCTTCCGCACCGGCGAGGGATACACCGAGCTGATGACGGCCGACTACTCGCAGATCGAGATGCGCATCATGGCGCACCTGTCGGGCGACCCCGGGCTCATCGAGGCGTTCAACGCGGGCGAGGATCTGCACCGGTTCGTGGGCGCCCGGGTGTTCTCGGTCGACCCGGCCGACGTCACCCCGCTCATGCGCACGAAGGTCAAGGCGATGTCCTACGGACTCGCCTACGGGCTCAGCGCGTTCGGCCTCTCCAAGCAGTTGCGCATCGACCGCGCCGAAGCGACCCAGCTCATGAAGGAGTACTTCGCCAGATTCGGCGCCGTGCGCGACTACCTGCGCGGGGTCGTCGAGCAGGCCCGTATCGACGGATACACCGAGACGATCTTCGGCCGCCGACGTCCGTTTCCCGACCTCAACAGCCCCAACCGGGTGCTGCGCGAGAACGCCGAGCGGCAGGCCCTCAACTCGCCGATCCAAGGGTCGGCCGCCGACATCATCAAGCTCGCGATGATCGGTGTCGAGCGATCGATCGCCGAGGCCGGGCTCCGGTCGCGCATGCTGCTGCAGGTGCACGACGAACTCGTGTTCGAGGTGGCCGACGGCGAGGCCGACGCACTCGAGGCGATCGTGCGCGACCGCATGAGCTCGGCGGCCGACCTGCTCGTGCCGCTCGACGTGCAGGTCGGGCGCGGCGAGAGCTGGGATGACGCGGCGCACTGA